The Paenibacillus spongiae nucleotide sequence TTCCAGGAAGTCAACGAAGAACCGGACTATTACATGCCCGGCTACCATCGTGTCACGTTCAAGAAAGACTTATCCTGCTTAATAGATTGATTGAGAAAAGGCACGGTATCATCCGATTAATGAATGCAAGGAAGTGAGCTATGAGCCTGTCTATTCGGAGAATCCAATCCGAGGAATTGGAATCTTTCACCGCCATTCTCAAGGAAGGCGCAGTATGGTTGTCCGATAGCGGAATGCCGATGTGGAGTGAAGCTCAAATATCCGCCCATACGCTGTTGATCAATAACCCCATCGATGAAATGTACATGGGATTCAAGAACGACGAGACTGCAGCGGTCATGATCCTCCAAGCGGAGGATCCGGGGGTATGGCCGGATGATCCCGTTCATGAGTCGTTGTACTTGCATAAACTATGTATCCGAAGAAAATATGCGGGACTGGGTGTGTCGCTAGAGATGGTATGCTGGGCAAAATCACACGCCAAGCATCTCGGCAAAAAGTATCTGAAGCTTGATTGCGCTTCCGACAGAGCCCGTCTATGCGATTTCTATATAAGACAAGGATTTGATAAGGTGAAAGACACCATGATACTCGGGAAATATCCGACATCATTATTTGAATATCGTATTACATGACTGATAAGGGAGAAGCACCGGAATGTTCCGGTACCCGCGAAATCAGCGAGTACCGGAGGTGCCCTTCATAACGTGCCGGTTCCGCACAGTGTCGGATATTCGGTATCGCATTGTTTGCTCCGTACTCAATTACGGCCTGATTCGGCACTTATGCCAAGTAATAATGCCCCTCCAACCCGGTGCGGCTTCTTCGCGTTTGCATACTCATCTTTCCAATTTAAGCGGTTCTATAATCGTTTAGCTGCCTCCATCGGCTTTAGATTGGCTTGGCCTGCTTAGCTTATGGCATCAATAAGCTGCAGAAACAAAAAAATCCGCCTAAAGGCGGAGAGGAATGACTACGCTAGCCAAGCAATCAGCCAAGGCGCAGCGCATAACGTAACGAAAGCAGTGAACATCATCGCTATTCCGGCTACCGACCCGGTTACGGCGTCATACTCCAATGCTTTGCTGATGCCTGCCGAATGAGCACTTGTCCCGAACAGCACTCCACGCGCAATTGAGCTGCGGATGCCGAACCATTTTACAATAAGAGGCCCCAATATCATGCCCAGAAGCCCTGTTATAAGCGTTGCTATTGCCGTTATCGTCGGCACGCCGCCATTAAATTGGGAGATGGTGACCGCGATGGGCGTCGTGGCCGAGCGCGGGGCGAGACTGTCCATAATCTCTTCATTTAACCCGAACATGCGGGCAAAACCGACCGAGGTTATGATCGCGGCGACAGCGCCGAAGCTGACGCTTGCTAGAATAGCGTAAGCATTCTTCTTCAGGATATCGACATGTTTATACAGCGTGATCGCTAATGCAATCGTTGCTGGCTCGATCATCTTGGTCAGCCAACCGGCGCCTTCGTCATACGTATCGAATGATACTCCGCAGACCAGAATAACAACGATAACCATTATTGGCGCCACAAGAATCGGCGTTAAAAATACCTTCGGATAAGCGCGGTATAACTTCTTGGCAGCCATATAAATGACAATCGTCACGATTAACCACAATAATGCCGTTCCCATCAAGAAGCCGCCTTTTCTTTGCGTCCGGTTATCCATTGACCGATCAGTCCCGCGCACAGCATGACGGCGAAAGTGCTGCCAATGATTGTGAGGGTAATCGATAGGCCGCTGTCGATGACAAGGCTCTTGTAATTGATGATGCCGACCGTTGCCGGAATGAAGAATAAGAGCATCTCCGCCACGAGAAATTTGGAACCCCGCTCAACCCATTCAAGCCGGATGATATGAAATTGAAGCAGCAGAAATAACAATATGATTCCCGCAATGCTGCCGGGTATCGGCAGATGCAGCCAGCGGACCAAGGCGTCCGAAGCCTGGGCAATAACGATCAGCAGCGCGACTTGAGCAATCGTAACGAGCATTTTATTCACAATAGCTCTACTCCTTCCATGTCCAAAGTATACAGACTTGCGAATCATGAGTAAAATGAATTTACATCATGATTTACATTCCATTCATCTATGGAAGGAGCCCGTCCTGCTATGGAAATCAGGCACTTGCAATATATCACTGAAATTGTCCGCTATAACAGCTTTACTAAGGCTGCCGACGCTCTGCATATTACCCAGCCAACCATTAGCAAGATGATCAAGAACCTGGAGAACGAGCTGAACATTGAACTGTTTATCCGTGGCGGGAAGCAGATCAAGCTGACGGATGCCGGCAAGGCCATACATAACTATGCCGGACCGATTCTGCAGTTATTCGACAACCTGCAAGCCGAGATCGACGATCTGACTTATTTGAAGAAAGGGAGCATCCGCATCGGATTGCCGCCCATGGCCGGCTCCCGGTTCTTCCCTGGGGTTATTAAGAAATTCCAAGATCGTTACCCTGGAATAACGCTCGCCTTGGTGGAGGATGGCGCCCGCAAAGTAGAGGAAAGCGTCGCAGAAGGAACGCTTGATGTAGGAGTTGTACTGTGGCCGGCGGATCCGGACATCTTCGACTCGTTCCCGCTTGTGGAAGACCGGCTGAAGGTCATCCTTCATCCGTCTCACCCGTTCGCTTCCCGGGAGATGATCGGGCTGGGTGAGCTTGCTGAGGAGAGGTTCATTTTGTTCAATACCGAATTTGCTCTACACAATCGAATCATTAAGGAATGTATCTCTACCGGGTTTACTCCCCGTATTGTATATGAAAGCTCGCAATGGGATTTCATCGGAGAGATGGTCGCCGAGAACCTGGGCATCGCGATGCTGCCCAGCCGGATATGCGCCGCGCTACATCCGGACAAGGTCCGATCCGTCCCTCTCGTCAGTCCCGCCATTCCTTGGCGGCTCGTAATGGTATGGAGGCGTGAAGGTTATCTTTCACTGGCCACGCGGCAGTGGATCTCATTCACAAGAGAGAATTTTAACGGATAACTCGCTAGTCGGTCCGGCGGACACCCTCCTGGGCTTATTCAACCTCAAAGCTATCGATAAAGAAACGGGCGCTCTTAGGCAAATAATGATCCTTCAACCACAGGATGCCCACGCCGGATTGAAAATCCGCATCTTCGATATTCAGCATCTTCACCACGGTAGAGGGAAATGAGGACATAACCGATTTGGGAAACACGGTAGCCCCGATCCCTTCCGCAATAAGCGACATGATGATGGCAACGCTGGAGCATTCGCATACGATGTTGGGCTCAAAGCCATGACGTTTGCATTCGCTAACGACCTGCTCATGCATCCGGGTCGTCTGATCCGACTTCAGTGCGATGAACGGGAACTGGGCTAATTCGATCATGCGGATGGCATGCTTGCCCGAATACTGCTCCCATGAGCTCGGAATGACGACGACGAACGGATCGGAAGGCAGCGGCAGAACGGCGAATTGCTTCGGGTCCGTCAACGCCTCGAACGGCAAACGAGCCACGACCAGATCGATTGCCCGCTTCTCCAGCTGTTCCCCTAAGTAAAAATGATCGCCTTCCAAAATCTTGAACGTTACGCGCGGAAACCTGACCCGGAACCGTTCGATCCGTTTGGGCAGAAGCGAAATACAGGACACGACCGAGCCGATCGACAGAACGCCGCGTACGCCTTCTTCCGTTTCTTTGACCTCCTGCAGCGTTTCATTGAATTGGATGAATAGCTGTTCCGCCTTCTGTTTGAGAAGCTCGCCGGCATCGGTCAGCTTTAACCCTTTGCCATGGCGGTCGAATAATTTGACGCCCAGCTCCTCTTCCATTAGCTTGAGCTGACGGCTTAAGGGCGGCTGTTCCATATTAAGCAGCTTCGCTGCGCGCGTAATTTGGCCTTCCCTGGCAATGGTCAAAAAATATTTCAGCTGTCGCATATCCACACTCGTACACCCCTATACCTAAAAGGTATGACAGTTAAATAATATAGATACTTTAAATATATCCCATGAACTGCTATCATTCAATTAGAGTTTACAATAGGTAACGGGAGATGATCCATTTGGTTCAAGCAGTGGAGATCCAGCGAACAGTAACGAAGAAGGAAAAACCGTCCGAGCAGAAGCTTGGATTTGGCGTTTATTACACCGATCACATGTTTATTCTGGATTATTCCGTGGAAAGCGGCTGGCATAGCCCCCGCATTGTCCCCTATCAGCCGATTACGCTGGACCCCGCGGCAAAAGTATTTCATTACGGGCAAACGGTCTTCGAAGGATTGAAGGCTTACAGAACCGAGGATGGACGAGTCCTCCTGTTCAGACCGCAGAAGAATATCCAGCGTCTGAACAAATCTAATGAGCGTCTGAGCATTCCCTATCTCGACGAGGAAATCTTCATTGACGCCCTGCAGAAGCTGATCGATGTCGATCGGGATTGGATTCCTTCAACTCCCGGCACTTCGCTGTATATCCGTCCATTCATCATTGCCACTCAACCGGCACTTGGCGTAGCTCCATCTACGCAGTACAAATTTATGATCATCATGTCGCCTGTCGGCGCTTATTATGCGAACGGTGTCAATCCGGTCAAAATCTACGTGGAGTCCCATTATGTACGCGCAGTGGCTGGGGGAGTCGGCGAAGCCAAGACAGCCGGCAACTACGCAGCCGGTCTATCCGCGCAGGAGGAAGCGAAAGCGAAGGGCTATGAGCAGGTGCTCTGGCTGGATGGCGTACACCGGAAGTACATCGAGGAAGTCGGCAGCATGAACGTCTTCTTCAAGATTAACGGAACGGTTCATACGCCTGCACTCAATGGCAGCATTCTGGACGGCATCACGCGCAACTCTATCATTCATCAGCTGAAGCATTGGAATATTCCGGTCGAAGAGCGGACGATTTCGATTGAGGAGCTGTACGAAGCCCACGAGAAAGGCATGCTCGAGGAAGCATTCGGCACCGGTACCGCCGCCGTCATCTCCCCGATTGGCGAGCTCAATTGGCGCGGCGATAAGCTCGTCATTAACAACGGTCAGACCGGCGAGCTGTCGGCCAAGCTGTACGAATCGTTAACCGGCATCCAATCCGGAACACTTCCGGATCCGTTCGGCTGGATGATGGAAGTATAGCACATACGCCCTGAATAGGAAGACGACTCCCGCTGCCGGGAGTCGTCTTTTTTGGCATCGACTTCGCTGCGAGAATCCGATGCTGGCCGCCGAAGCCCTATTATTCGATCATCAGAATTTCCCGGATGTCCTGCTCCGTCAGTCCGGACAATGCTTCCTCGCCCGGACGGATCACCTCATCGATGAGATTGATCTTCCGCTGCTGCAGATCGAACATCTTATCCTCGACAGTCCCTTGGGCGACGAGACGGATTACTTGAACGACGTTCTGTTGCCCGATCCGATGTGCTCGGTCGGCGGCCTGCTGTTCGACAGCCGGATTCCACCATAAGTCGTAGAGGATAACGGTGTCTGCGCCTGTCAGGTTCAGCCCGGTACCGCCTGCCTTCAAGGAGATGAGGAACAACTCGCGCTCCCCATCGTTAAATCTGGTGCATAGCTCTACGCGCTCCGAGCCGGGCGTTTGACCGTCCAAGTAGAAATAAGGAACGCCTTGAACGCCGAGCTCCCGTCCAATCAGGCCAAGCATCTGTGTGAATTGCGAGAAAACCAGTACCCTCCTGCCCGCGTTCCGGCACTCTTCGACGATCTCCTGCAGCTGTTCGAATTTGGCCGAGCTGCCTGCATAATCGTCCACGAATAGAGCGGGATGGCAGCAGAGCTGCCGCAGCCGGGTTAAGCCCGCTAAAATTCTGATCCGGTTCTGTTGGAAGCTGTCATCATTCAGATGCTTCACTGTTTCCTGCCTTAACTTAGCCAGATACGCCACATACAGCTTCTTCTGCTCTGGCAGCAGCTCGGATGCTTGCAGCGTCTCGATCTTGTCCGGCAGCTCCTTCAGTACATCGCTTTTCAGCCGACGCAGGAGAAACGGCCTGATCCGCCTGGCCACTGCCTCACGCGATAAATCATGGAACCCCTTCAGGTCCGGGAACAGCCCGGGGAAGATCACGTCAAAGATCGACCATAGCTCCTCCAGCCGGTTCTCCATCGGCGTTCCGGTAAGGGCATACCGGTATCTCGCCTGAATCAGCTTCACCGTCTGGGCCGTCTGCGTCGTGTGGTTCTTGAACATCTGTGCCTCATCCAGGAAGAGCGTATGAAAGGCATGTTTCACATACAGCTCGGCATCGCGCCTCAGCAGCGGATAGGATGTGATGACGACATCCGTGTGAGTCATATCTTTGAGCAAGCGGCTGCGTTCTGTTCGGCTGCCATCGACAATAACCGTTTTAATTCCGGGTGCGAATTTCGCAAATTCGTTGCGCCAGTTGTAGACGAGAGAAGCCGGGGCGACAATGATAGCCGGACGGCCTTCCTGCCTGATCTCCGTCAGGACAGACACGACAAAGGCGATGCTCTGCAGCGTCTTGCCGAGGCCCATATCGTCGGCAAGAATGCCTCCGAAGCGGTAATGAGCGAGCGTCTTCAGCCATTGGTAGCCATACTTCTGATAATCGCGGAGTATAGGCTCGAGATTGCCAGGGACAGGAAAGTCCAGATTGTCCGGACTTCTCATGTTGTCCAGCAGCCGGCGGAACGATCGGCCCAGCTTCACCGTATTCCCCGAACGGTCGGCATCCATCATATGCAGGCCCCGGACAACGGGAAGTCGGAATTGGGACCCTACAATATCTTCATTCCGAATGCCGACCTCGTTAAGGAATCGGATCATTTCTTGTAGCTCCTCGGCCTCCAGCGGCAATAGAGCACCGTTTGGCAGACGGTAATACCGGCGCTTCTCCTCGAGAGACTGCAGCAGCTTGCGAATCTCCGTCTCCGGAATGCCGCCCATATCGAACTTAATTTCCAGCCAATCGGTTCGCTCATCTACATCTACCGTTATCTTCGGGTGTACAGGACCTTTATGGAGCCTTACCTTCACGGCCGACGTCGCATATACCGTCAGCAGCTTCTCCAGCTGCGGAACGGTATTGTGCAGAAAATCGAATTCCGCTTCTTCATCGTCCATGAAATAACCGGCTTCCGTTCTGGTGATCGTATGCTGGTCCATTAGCTCCAAGATTCGCCGTTCAAGCTCCCCGTCCCGCATGAGGATATGCCCTCCATGTCGCTTCTGAGCATTGTCGTCTAACGGATTTATGATGATGCTGCCATATTGAAATTCGAGTCCGGCGAGCAGCCGGTCCCTGACACGGTCCAGGTAGAGCTTCGCCTTCAGCGGCGTTTGAATAATACGGTTCGAAACGGCCTCGGCAATATGAACCTTGCCCATCCTCATAAGTCCAGGGATAACCTTCTCCATGAAGGTCTCGATCATCTCCGGCCGAATCTTCACTTGCTGCCTGGCGGACGTATCCAGCATCCCCTTCAGTTCGGTCAAGCGCTTGCATTGCTCGGCGGGCAGCTTTAACAGCTTTCCTTCGAAGAGGACGATGCTGTAAGATTCCATGACGGTAATTCCATCCAATCCTTTGATGTCCAATCGGTAACCATTGGCTGCGTCCTGGTCAAACTCGAATTGGAGCGGAAGCCGCTCGTCCGTTATCCGAATGCCTTCATAGATGCCGCTCTCCTGTTCCACGCGTACCGAAGGGGCATCGATCAACAGCGGCAGAAG carries:
- a CDS encoding GNAT family N-acetyltransferase — translated: MSLSIRRIQSEELESFTAILKEGAVWLSDSGMPMWSEAQISAHTLLINNPIDEMYMGFKNDETAAVMILQAEDPGVWPDDPVHESLYLHKLCIRRKYAGLGVSLEMVCWAKSHAKHLGKKYLKLDCASDRARLCDFYIRQGFDKVKDTMILGKYPTSLFEYRIT
- a CDS encoding LrgB family protein is translated as MGTALLWLIVTIVIYMAAKKLYRAYPKVFLTPILVAPIMVIVVILVCGVSFDTYDEGAGWLTKMIEPATIALAITLYKHVDILKKNAYAILASVSFGAVAAIITSVGFARMFGLNEEIMDSLAPRSATTPIAVTISQFNGGVPTITAIATLITGLLGMILGPLIVKWFGIRSSIARGVLFGTSAHSAGISKALEYDAVTGSVAGIAMMFTAFVTLCAAPWLIAWLA
- a CDS encoding CidA/LrgA family protein, encoding MLVTIAQVALLIVIAQASDALVRWLHLPIPGSIAGIILLFLLLQFHIIRLEWVERGSKFLVAEMLLFFIPATVGIINYKSLVIDSGLSITLTIIGSTFAVMLCAGLIGQWITGRKEKAAS
- a CDS encoding LysR family transcriptional regulator; amino-acid sequence: MEIRHLQYITEIVRYNSFTKAADALHITQPTISKMIKNLENELNIELFIRGGKQIKLTDAGKAIHNYAGPILQLFDNLQAEIDDLTYLKKGSIRIGLPPMAGSRFFPGVIKKFQDRYPGITLALVEDGARKVEESVAEGTLDVGVVLWPADPDIFDSFPLVEDRLKVILHPSHPFASREMIGLGELAEERFILFNTEFALHNRIIKECISTGFTPRIVYESSQWDFIGEMVAENLGIAMLPSRICAALHPDKVRSVPLVSPAIPWRLVMVWRREGYLSLATRQWISFTRENFNG
- a CDS encoding LysR family transcriptional regulator: MDMRQLKYFLTIAREGQITRAAKLLNMEQPPLSRQLKLMEEELGVKLFDRHGKGLKLTDAGELLKQKAEQLFIQFNETLQEVKETEEGVRGVLSIGSVVSCISLLPKRIERFRVRFPRVTFKILEGDHFYLGEQLEKRAIDLVVARLPFEALTDPKQFAVLPLPSDPFVVVIPSSWEQYSGKHAIRMIELAQFPFIALKSDQTTRMHEQVVSECKRHGFEPNIVCECSSVAIIMSLIAEGIGATVFPKSVMSSFPSTVVKMLNIEDADFQSGVGILWLKDHYLPKSARFFIDSFEVE
- a CDS encoding branched-chain amino acid aminotransferase; amino-acid sequence: MVQAVEIQRTVTKKEKPSEQKLGFGVYYTDHMFILDYSVESGWHSPRIVPYQPITLDPAAKVFHYGQTVFEGLKAYRTEDGRVLLFRPQKNIQRLNKSNERLSIPYLDEEIFIDALQKLIDVDRDWIPSTPGTSLYIRPFIIATQPALGVAPSTQYKFMIIMSPVGAYYANGVNPVKIYVESHYVRAVAGGVGEAKTAGNYAAGLSAQEEAKAKGYEQVLWLDGVHRKYIEEVGSMNVFFKINGTVHTPALNGSILDGITRNSIIHQLKHWNIPVEERTISIEELYEAHEKGMLEEAFGTGTAAVISPIGELNWRGDKLVINNGQTGELSAKLYESLTGIQSGTLPDPFGWMMEV
- a CDS encoding DEAD/DEAH box helicase; translated protein: MSIQLTEQDVIGLCGELAYKKGLASLRRGKVAITSSNAEWTRFDAKVNDNGFDQVSIELDQDGVVEARCSCSALFTFDKYCKHIAAVLLNIQALRRGSETTKQADTSLLQPGDHKHGHQDSSTDSDNLQLLNGLLGLFGGRPLRPRSAAHRFDTREPLDVEFMCKPYFCGYRKLMFGIEMKVGPKRLYIVQDIRAFLDRIDRGEVYTFSRHFTYDPELHSFPKETDAVIRQLIHIIQNETMYLDTVSSYPIHSASNKGSDRILPVPPVSWETLLPLLIDAPSVRVEQESGIYEGIRITDERLPLQFEFDQDAANGYRLDIKGLDGITVMESYSIVLFEGKLLKLPAEQCKRLTELKGMLDTSARQQVKIRPEMIETFMEKVIPGLMRMGKVHIAEAVSNRIIQTPLKAKLYLDRVRDRLLAGLEFQYGSIIINPLDDNAQKRHGGHILMRDGELERRILELMDQHTITRTEAGYFMDDEEAEFDFLHNTVPQLEKLLTVYATSAVKVRLHKGPVHPKITVDVDERTDWLEIKFDMGGIPETEIRKLLQSLEEKRRYYRLPNGALLPLEAEELQEMIRFLNEVGIRNEDIVGSQFRLPVVRGLHMMDADRSGNTVKLGRSFRRLLDNMRSPDNLDFPVPGNLEPILRDYQKYGYQWLKTLAHYRFGGILADDMGLGKTLQSIAFVVSVLTEIRQEGRPAIIVAPASLVYNWRNEFAKFAPGIKTVIVDGSRTERSRLLKDMTHTDVVITSYPLLRRDAELYVKHAFHTLFLDEAQMFKNHTTQTAQTVKLIQARYRYALTGTPMENRLEELWSIFDVIFPGLFPDLKGFHDLSREAVARRIRPFLLRRLKSDVLKELPDKIETLQASELLPEQKKLYVAYLAKLRQETVKHLNDDSFQQNRIRILAGLTRLRQLCCHPALFVDDYAGSSAKFEQLQEIVEECRNAGRRVLVFSQFTQMLGLIGRELGVQGVPYFYLDGQTPGSERVELCTRFNDGERELFLISLKAGGTGLNLTGADTVILYDLWWNPAVEQQAADRAHRIGQQNVVQVIRLVAQGTVEDKMFDLQQRKINLIDEVIRPGEEALSGLTEQDIREILMIE